In Horticoccus luteus, the following proteins share a genomic window:
- a CDS encoding M14 family metallopeptidase: MRLVSTFWITVLALVASAAAAVAAPLVSPREHFGFAIGDDYQLATYTQTEAYFKKLAAASDRMRLVDIGRTEEGRTQWMVIMSSPANLQRLDRYREISERLARAELAPDEAEALAAEGKAVVWIDGGLHANETVATQQLIESVWAFASRDDAETRRILDNVIILFVHANPDGQELYSSWYMRRTEPAKRIIENTPRLWEKYAGHDNNRDFFMMNLRETTNINRQLYLTWFPQIVYNHHQSGPAGTIVAGPPYRDPFNYVYDPLIVTQLDEIGAAMHTRWIAAGMPGSTMKGGSVFSTWWNGGLRTTVYFHNILGLLTEVVGSPTPMEIPLVPERQIPSGDLPLPVEPQVWHFRRSIDYELTANYAVLNYAARHRDELLRQIYQMGRNSITRGQEDHWTNYPRRVEAMQKAAEAERQKLVKEGKLAAGASEAGTEGKRRIPARYFEEYLRRPELRDARGYIVPADQADFPTAVKFVNTLIKAGVCVQRATKDFSVQGNKYPAGSYVVKTDQAFRPYVLDMFEPQAYPNDFKYAGGPPIPPYDSAGWTLAYEMGVAFDRVLEGFDGPFAQVPYGHEQAAPAKPVDVAARASGGYLLSATQNDAFRLVNRLLKAGAAVSWPAGNAGARAGSIYVEESAAARDVLGRDAPALGVDVRRVPEGPMGLKVTLHPARVALVDVYGGSIPAGWTRWLLEKFDFPFEVVYPQTIDAGELRTRYDVIVLVNGAVPPPKRLGAREKAVSAAMKQPRAEDIPAEFRGWLGRLTEEKSLAPLRTFLETGGTIVTIGSSANLAYELGLPVSNALEEVADDGTMKPLPREKFFVPGSLLEARVARGTEATRGLPAKVDVYFDESPVFRLAPDAEERGVRPLLWFASDRPLRSGWVWGQEYLKDGVAAFEAKVGAGRLRVFGPEIAFRGQTHGTFKLLFNSLYLERVEPSQ, from the coding sequence ATGCGACTCGTTTCAACGTTCTGGATTACCGTGCTCGCGTTGGTGGCGAGTGCGGCGGCAGCCGTGGCGGCGCCCTTGGTCTCGCCGCGCGAACATTTTGGTTTTGCGATCGGCGACGACTACCAGCTCGCCACTTACACGCAGACGGAGGCGTATTTCAAAAAGCTCGCGGCGGCGTCGGATCGCATGCGGCTGGTGGATATCGGGCGCACGGAGGAAGGGCGCACGCAATGGATGGTGATCATGTCGTCGCCGGCGAATCTGCAACGGCTGGACCGGTATCGCGAAATTTCCGAGCGACTGGCGCGGGCGGAGCTGGCACCGGACGAAGCCGAGGCGCTGGCGGCGGAGGGCAAAGCGGTCGTGTGGATCGACGGCGGATTGCACGCGAATGAGACCGTGGCGACGCAGCAGTTGATTGAATCGGTGTGGGCGTTCGCGAGTCGCGATGACGCGGAGACGCGGCGGATTTTGGACAACGTCATCATCCTTTTCGTGCACGCGAATCCGGACGGGCAGGAGCTCTACAGTTCATGGTATATGCGGCGGACCGAGCCAGCGAAACGCATCATCGAGAACACGCCGCGCTTGTGGGAAAAATACGCCGGGCACGACAACAACCGCGATTTCTTCATGATGAATCTGCGGGAGACGACGAACATCAACCGGCAGCTTTATCTGACGTGGTTCCCCCAGATTGTTTATAACCATCACCAATCGGGACCGGCGGGGACGATCGTAGCGGGACCGCCCTATCGCGACCCGTTCAACTATGTTTACGATCCGCTGATCGTGACGCAGCTCGATGAAATCGGCGCGGCGATGCACACGCGGTGGATCGCCGCGGGCATGCCCGGGTCCACGATGAAAGGCGGCTCGGTGTTCTCGACGTGGTGGAACGGGGGCCTGCGGACGACGGTTTATTTCCACAACATTCTTGGGTTGTTGACGGAAGTCGTGGGCAGTCCGACGCCGATGGAGATTCCGTTGGTGCCGGAGCGGCAGATCCCGTCGGGCGACCTGCCGTTGCCGGTGGAGCCGCAGGTCTGGCATTTCCGACGGTCGATCGACTACGAACTGACGGCGAACTACGCGGTGCTGAACTACGCGGCGCGGCATCGCGACGAGTTGCTGCGGCAGATTTATCAAATGGGCCGCAACTCGATCACGCGCGGGCAGGAGGATCATTGGACGAATTATCCGCGTCGGGTGGAGGCGATGCAGAAGGCGGCGGAGGCGGAGCGGCAAAAGTTGGTGAAGGAAGGAAAACTCGCGGCGGGCGCGAGTGAAGCCGGCACCGAGGGGAAGCGGCGAATCCCGGCGCGCTATTTCGAGGAATATCTGCGGCGGCCGGAGCTGCGCGATGCGCGGGGCTATATCGTGCCGGCGGACCAGGCGGATTTTCCCACGGCGGTGAAGTTCGTGAACACGTTGATCAAGGCGGGGGTGTGCGTGCAGCGGGCGACGAAGGATTTTTCCGTACAGGGAAATAAATATCCCGCGGGGTCGTATGTGGTGAAGACTGACCAGGCGTTTCGGCCCTACGTGCTGGATATGTTCGAGCCGCAGGCTTATCCGAACGATTTCAAATATGCCGGCGGTCCACCGATCCCGCCGTATGATTCGGCGGGCTGGACGCTCGCTTACGAGATGGGCGTAGCGTTCGACCGCGTGCTGGAGGGATTCGACGGTCCCTTCGCGCAGGTGCCGTATGGGCACGAGCAGGCGGCGCCCGCAAAGCCCGTTGATGTCGCGGCGCGCGCAAGCGGGGGATATCTCCTGAGCGCGACGCAAAACGATGCGTTCCGGTTGGTGAATCGTCTGTTGAAAGCGGGAGCCGCGGTGTCGTGGCCGGCGGGCAATGCGGGCGCCCGGGCCGGGAGCATCTACGTCGAGGAAAGTGCGGCGGCGCGAGACGTGCTCGGCCGCGACGCTCCGGCGCTCGGGGTTGACGTGCGGCGCGTGCCCGAGGGGCCGATGGGACTGAAAGTGACATTGCATCCGGCGCGAGTGGCGTTGGTCGATGTCTATGGCGGATCGATCCCGGCGGGATGGACACGCTGGCTGTTGGAGAAATTCGATTTTCCGTTTGAGGTGGTTTATCCGCAGACGATCGACGCGGGGGAATTGCGGACGCGTTACGATGTGATCGTGCTGGTCAACGGTGCGGTGCCGCCGCCGAAGCGGTTGGGCGCGCGAGAGAAGGCGGTCAGTGCGGCGATGAAACAACCGCGGGCCGAGGACATTCCGGCGGAGTTCCGCGGTTGGCTGGGGCGATTGACGGAAGAGAAGTCGCTCGCGCCGTTGCGGACGTTTCTCGAGACCGGCGGGACGATCGTGACGATCGGATCGAGCGCGAATCTCGCCTATGAGTTGGGACTGCCGGTGAGCAACGCGTTGGAAGAAGTGGCGGACGACGGGACGATGAAGCCGTTGCCGCGGGAAAAGTTTTTCGTGCCGGGGAGCCTGCTGGAAGCGCGGGTGGCGAGAGGAACGGAGGCGACGCGGGGATTGCCGGCGAAGGTGGATGTCTACTTTGACGAGAGCCCGGTGTTTCGGCTCGCGCCCGATGCGGAGGAGCGCGGCGTGCGGCCGTTGTTGTGGTTCGCGAGCGACCGGCCGTTGCGCAGTGGCTGGGTGTGGGGCCAGGAATATCTGAAGGATGGTGTGGCGGCGTTTGAGGCGAAGGTGGGCGCAGGGCGGCTGCGGGTGTTCGGGCCGGAAATCGCATTTCGCGGGCAGACGCACGGGACGTTCAAACTGTTGTTCAATTCGCTCTACCTGGAGCGCGTTGAGCCGTCGCAATGA
- a CDS encoding DNA glycosylase AlkZ-like family protein, giving the protein MPPTLTLSAETARLFLRRSTLLDSSPHTLAQVIAHLGYVQIDPINVCGRMHDLILRNRVTGYREGDLMRHLHGDGPVLPAAARSAFEHHHPFTHNLAAFPLDAWPHLLAAMDRRTKRPGAWSGRLTPRERELVPEILAEIQARGPLNSDSFTDPRKARRVWGAATLAKATLQKLFFHGRLLISSRVGARRLYDLPERVLPAATLALHAPPPGDTDRWIAQLRLQQHRLVALKRAELPLVEDLVQPVRVADGPLLYCLRTDAALLEASAGVASDALLLAPLDPIIYHRPTTRAVWDFDYTWEVYTPPHKRTRGYYALPLLVGTQIVGHVDPKADREQRKLVVVNRSVRRGYSAAPAVRELTRFLGLNA; this is encoded by the coding sequence GTGCCCCCGACTCTCACTCTCTCCGCCGAGACCGCCCGCCTTTTTCTCCGCCGGAGCACGCTGCTGGATTCCTCTCCGCACACGCTGGCGCAAGTGATCGCGCATCTCGGCTATGTGCAGATTGACCCCATCAACGTCTGCGGGCGCATGCACGACCTCATTCTTCGCAACCGCGTCACCGGCTATCGCGAAGGCGACCTCATGCGCCACTTGCACGGCGATGGCCCCGTTCTCCCCGCCGCTGCGCGATCCGCCTTTGAACATCATCACCCTTTCACCCACAACCTCGCTGCGTTTCCCCTCGACGCCTGGCCTCACCTGCTCGCTGCCATGGACCGTCGCACCAAGCGTCCGGGCGCGTGGTCCGGTCGCCTCACGCCTCGCGAACGTGAACTCGTCCCGGAAATCCTCGCGGAAATTCAGGCCCGCGGCCCGCTCAACTCCGATTCGTTCACCGATCCGCGCAAAGCTCGTCGCGTGTGGGGCGCGGCCACCCTCGCCAAGGCGACCCTTCAGAAGCTCTTCTTCCACGGCCGTCTCCTCATTTCCTCCCGGGTGGGCGCACGCCGCCTCTATGATCTGCCCGAACGCGTCCTGCCCGCCGCCACGCTCGCACTGCACGCCCCGCCCCCCGGCGACACCGACCGCTGGATCGCACAACTTCGCCTCCAGCAACACCGCCTCGTCGCCCTGAAAAGAGCCGAGCTTCCGCTGGTCGAAGATCTCGTGCAGCCCGTCCGCGTCGCCGACGGTCCGCTGCTCTACTGTCTTCGCACGGATGCTGCCTTGCTCGAAGCAAGTGCCGGAGTCGCCAGCGACGCCCTCCTGCTCGCACCGCTTGATCCGATTATTTACCACCGGCCCACCACGCGTGCCGTGTGGGACTTCGATTACACGTGGGAAGTTTATACCCCGCCGCACAAACGCACCCGCGGCTATTACGCCCTGCCCCTGCTTGTCGGCACGCAAATCGTCGGGCACGTCGATCCCAAGGCCGATCGCGAACAGCGCAAGCTCGTCGTCGTCAACCGCTCCGTCCGCCGCGGTTATTCAGCCGCGCCCGCCGTTCGCGAACTCACCCGCTTCCTCGGTCTCAACGCTTGA
- a CDS encoding RNA polymerase sigma factor — MGYANDDHAGTIKGGGEEQLFNQHNSMRNYLNRSTSTSSASTSSLADPVSPQEKSERSKSESAYDATLVQRFNNGDEAAFIEIMDRYRAKIFNVTLALLRNHSDAEEITQDTFIRAHRGLGKFRGDSSLATWLYRIAVNLARNRYWYFFRRRRHATLSLDCPLGDDTDAPFADLIAADVPDPAQESARDEFAALVAECMEKLDRRHRQILTMRNTLHMAYEDIATSLGINVGTVKSRIARARENLRNLLTTQCPEFSADGSPADYFLPNRATGRLAVAYA; from the coding sequence GTGGGTTACGCGAACGACGACCATGCTGGCACGATTAAAGGTGGAGGAGAGGAGCAACTGTTCAACCAGCACAACTCCATGCGAAACTATCTTAATCGTTCCACTTCGACTTCCTCGGCCTCTACTTCATCACTCGCTGATCCCGTTTCTCCGCAAGAGAAGTCCGAACGCTCCAAATCCGAGTCCGCCTACGACGCGACGCTCGTGCAACGCTTCAACAACGGCGACGAAGCCGCGTTCATTGAAATCATGGATCGCTACCGCGCCAAGATTTTCAACGTCACCCTCGCCCTCCTCCGCAATCACAGCGATGCGGAAGAGATCACTCAGGATACCTTTATCCGCGCGCACCGCGGCCTCGGCAAATTCCGCGGCGACTCTTCGCTCGCCACGTGGCTCTACCGGATCGCCGTCAACCTCGCCCGCAACCGTTACTGGTATTTCTTCCGCCGCCGCCGGCACGCCACGCTCTCCCTCGACTGCCCGCTCGGCGACGATACCGATGCGCCGTTCGCCGACCTCATCGCCGCCGACGTGCCTGATCCCGCGCAGGAGTCCGCCCGCGATGAATTCGCAGCGCTCGTTGCGGAATGCATGGAGAAGCTCGATCGGCGTCATCGCCAGATACTCACCATGCGCAACACCCTGCACATGGCCTACGAGGACATCGCCACTTCGCTCGGGATCAATGTCGGCACGGTGAAGAGCCGCATCGCCCGCGCCCGCGAAAATCTGCGCAACCTTCTCACCACCCAGTGCCCGGAGTTTTCGGCCGACGGTTCCCCCGCCGACTACTTCCTCCCGAATCGCGCGACCGGCCGCCTCGCGGTCGCCTACGCCTGA
- the treZ gene encoding malto-oligosyltrehalose trehalohydrolase translates to MLPATLSEQRPATGARVHRGGIDYCVWAPNHGRMALEIRQADAATERHEMQREAGGYFSWHDAQGRPGDQYRFVLEDGRALPDVCSRFQPEGVHGPSECIDPEEYRWRVESWRRPSWRDQIVYELHVGTFTPEGTFLAAVGKLDHLRELGVTAIELMPVADFPGRRNWGYDGVSLYAPARCYGRPDDLRRLVDEAHTRGIAVVLDVVYNHLGPDGNYLGAYAAAYFHRDRETPWGKTFNLDGHDSGPVRDFFVRNAAYWLDEFRIDGLRLDATHSMHDESSLHLLAEIANAVHARGGFVIAEDERNTCTVLRRPDGTGHGIDAVWADDFHHQVRVALTGQKGAYFANYTGTMAAVAETLREGWFYRGQSYPTWGHPRGEPCAHLPVSAFVWCIENHDQVGNRARGERLEHLVSGAVFRAATMLLTLAPYVPLLFMGQEWGASAPFLFFTDHHGELGRLVSEGRRREFGALHGAEESVPDPQKEETFLASKLNWGECAEPAHATLLEFYRSLFRERKAWLQGDATDRANWDVAADGEVLTLHYRAARRRLVVAWREGAAISGKNEGESVVLHSEEARFGGAGEWTRGPAAVLFATEDA, encoded by the coding sequence ATGCTGCCTGCCACTCTTTCTGAACAGCGACCCGCAACGGGAGCGAGGGTTCACCGCGGAGGGATAGACTATTGTGTCTGGGCGCCGAATCACGGGCGAATGGCGCTGGAAATTCGGCAGGCGGATGCGGCGACGGAGCGGCACGAGATGCAACGTGAGGCGGGCGGATATTTTTCGTGGCACGACGCGCAGGGCCGCCCAGGCGATCAATACCGATTTGTGTTGGAGGACGGGCGGGCGTTGCCGGACGTGTGTTCTCGCTTCCAACCGGAAGGCGTGCACGGGCCGTCGGAATGCATCGACCCGGAGGAGTATCGCTGGCGCGTGGAGAGTTGGCGGCGGCCGAGTTGGCGCGATCAGATCGTCTATGAACTGCACGTCGGCACATTTACGCCGGAGGGGACGTTTCTCGCGGCAGTGGGAAAGCTCGATCACTTGCGGGAGCTGGGCGTCACGGCGATCGAGTTGATGCCGGTGGCGGATTTCCCGGGGCGGCGAAACTGGGGCTACGACGGCGTTTCGTTGTATGCGCCGGCCCGTTGCTATGGCCGGCCGGATGACTTGCGACGTTTGGTGGATGAAGCGCACACGCGCGGAATCGCGGTGGTACTCGACGTCGTTTACAATCACTTGGGGCCGGATGGAAATTATCTCGGCGCATATGCGGCGGCGTATTTTCACCGCGACCGCGAGACGCCGTGGGGAAAGACGTTCAACCTGGATGGGCATGATAGCGGCCCGGTGCGGGATTTTTTTGTGCGCAACGCGGCCTATTGGCTGGATGAGTTTCGCATCGATGGGCTGCGGCTGGATGCGACGCACAGCATGCACGATGAGTCGTCACTGCATCTGCTGGCGGAAATCGCGAATGCGGTTCATGCGCGCGGCGGATTTGTGATTGCGGAGGATGAACGCAACACGTGCACGGTGCTGCGGCGGCCCGATGGCACCGGCCATGGAATCGATGCGGTGTGGGCGGATGACTTTCATCATCAAGTGCGCGTGGCGCTGACCGGACAGAAGGGCGCTTACTTCGCGAATTACACGGGCACGATGGCAGCGGTGGCGGAAACGTTGCGCGAGGGTTGGTTCTATCGCGGGCAGTCGTATCCGACTTGGGGACATCCGCGGGGTGAACCTTGCGCACATCTGCCGGTGTCGGCCTTTGTGTGGTGCATCGAAAATCACGATCAGGTGGGCAACCGGGCTCGGGGCGAGCGATTGGAACATCTCGTATCAGGGGCGGTGTTTCGCGCAGCGACGATGCTGCTGACGCTCGCGCCGTATGTGCCACTGTTGTTTATGGGGCAGGAGTGGGGAGCGAGTGCGCCGTTTCTATTTTTCACGGATCACCACGGCGAACTGGGGCGTCTGGTGTCCGAGGGGAGGCGACGGGAATTTGGGGCCTTGCACGGGGCCGAAGAAAGCGTGCCGGATCCGCAGAAAGAAGAGACGTTCCTAGCGTCGAAATTGAACTGGGGCGAGTGCGCTGAGCCGGCGCATGCGACGCTGCTGGAGTTCTATCGGTCACTGTTCCGCGAGCGCAAAGCGTGGTTGCAAGGCGACGCGACCGACCGGGCGAATTGGGACGTGGCCGCGGACGGAGAGGTGCTGACGTTGCATTATCGCGCGGCACGGCGGCGGCTGGTGGTGGCATGGCGGGAAGGCGCGGCGATCTCGGGGAAAAACGAAGGAGAGAGCGTGGTTTTGCACTCGGAAGAAGCGCGCTTCGGCGGCGCAGGCGAGTGGACGCGCGGGCCGGCAGCGGTGCTTTTTGCAACGGAGGACGCGTAA
- the treY gene encoding malto-oligosyltrehalose synthase — protein MPLRDARRIPTATYRVQLHAGFTLADLEKLIPYLEDLGISDCYLSPVMRSSPGSTHGYDVTDYRKIDPDLGGGEAFHRLTEELARRGMGVVMDFVPNHMGVNGPFNAWWNDVLEAGPRSPHAKFFDIEWRGPHARGTRPRVLVPVLDDHYGRVLERGGLAVKWAAGALRLGFGDLEFPLNAATLGRVALELAAEPRLQAEAEAWQALANAFFATTENTTTGGPALKEVKQQFGERVAASAAAQDALHAWIARVNGKVGEPQSFDALNELIEAQHYRLARWKTGAHEINYRRFFAIDSLAGLRMERAEVFHESHLLLGHLLAEGRITGVRIDHVDGLRDPQEYLERLQALAHGPAGKAAAPAGETYVVVEKILGEGEQLPPRWAAHGTTGYEFITQIAGALVNAEAGERFTQWHDEFVGTHTDYAQLIYEKKRFVLEEMFANSVSSLAHRLTDILAEDRHWRDLAYREVAVAVRETMAAMDVYRTYRRRGEACSASDAERITAACARAIARNPRLDAEAFELLRDVLTGAYAPAEMRDALDGWVLSFQQYTGAVMAKAVEDTAFYVYTRFIALNEVGGDAGRFGAPLAEFHAANVARAHEVPQSMVATSTHDTKMSEDVRGRLYALSEIGDEWVNWVRDWRAMNARHKTRVGDRDAPDANEEYRLYQVLLGAWPLDGRVDEAFRQRLREHERKAVNEAQINTTWRAPNEAWLAAGDRFIDALLADGEANAFRTSMAERAQRLAHLGMVNSLTQVVLKCTVPGVPDLYQGNEAWDFSLVDPDNRRPVDFGALAEKARTAAEAPRALLAAWRDGRVKFAVTRALLRFRRGHANFFQHSDYAPAAVQGRFAEHVIAFRREHGGGELLVVVPRLAAKLGCPPLGLVWEDTAVTAKAGRGWGEVLTGRAVEGRENLPLAELLAEWPVAVLWREARA, from the coding sequence ATGCCACTGCGCGATGCGAGGCGAATTCCGACGGCGACGTATCGTGTGCAACTGCACGCGGGATTTACTTTGGCGGATTTGGAAAAGCTCATCCCGTATCTGGAAGACCTCGGGATTTCGGACTGCTACTTGTCGCCAGTCATGCGTTCGAGTCCGGGCAGCACGCACGGCTACGACGTAACGGACTATCGAAAGATCGATCCGGACCTCGGGGGCGGCGAGGCGTTTCACCGCCTGACAGAGGAACTGGCCCGACGAGGGATGGGAGTGGTGATGGATTTTGTGCCGAATCACATGGGCGTGAACGGACCGTTCAACGCGTGGTGGAATGACGTGCTGGAGGCGGGGCCGCGCTCGCCGCATGCAAAATTCTTCGACATCGAGTGGCGCGGGCCGCACGCGCGCGGGACCCGGCCGCGGGTGCTGGTGCCGGTGCTGGACGACCATTACGGGCGCGTGCTGGAGCGCGGAGGGCTGGCGGTGAAATGGGCGGCGGGGGCACTGCGCCTCGGTTTTGGTGATTTGGAATTTCCGTTAAACGCGGCGACGCTGGGACGCGTGGCGCTGGAGTTGGCGGCGGAGCCGCGGTTGCAGGCGGAGGCGGAGGCCTGGCAGGCACTGGCGAACGCGTTTTTTGCCACGACGGAGAACACGACGACGGGCGGCCCGGCGTTGAAGGAAGTGAAACAGCAGTTTGGCGAACGCGTGGCGGCGAGCGCCGCAGCGCAGGATGCATTGCACGCGTGGATCGCGCGGGTGAACGGCAAGGTGGGCGAGCCGCAATCGTTTGACGCGTTGAACGAGCTGATCGAAGCGCAGCACTATCGGCTCGCCCGCTGGAAAACCGGGGCGCACGAGATCAACTACCGGCGTTTTTTCGCGATCGATTCGCTGGCGGGATTGCGGATGGAGCGCGCGGAGGTGTTTCACGAAAGTCACCTGCTGCTGGGCCATCTGCTCGCGGAAGGCCGCATCACGGGCGTGCGGATCGATCACGTCGACGGCTTGCGCGACCCGCAGGAGTATCTCGAGCGGCTGCAGGCGCTCGCGCATGGACCGGCGGGAAAGGCCGCGGCGCCGGCGGGTGAAACGTATGTCGTGGTCGAGAAAATTCTCGGAGAGGGCGAGCAACTGCCACCGCGGTGGGCGGCGCATGGGACGACCGGCTACGAGTTCATCACGCAAATCGCCGGCGCCTTGGTCAACGCGGAGGCCGGCGAACGGTTCACGCAATGGCACGATGAATTCGTCGGCACGCACACAGACTACGCGCAACTCATCTACGAGAAAAAGCGGTTTGTGCTGGAGGAGATGTTTGCGAACTCGGTGAGCAGCCTCGCGCACCGCTTGACGGACATTCTGGCGGAAGACCGGCATTGGCGGGATCTGGCGTATCGCGAGGTGGCGGTGGCGGTCCGCGAGACGATGGCGGCGATGGATGTTTATCGCACCTACCGACGGCGGGGCGAGGCGTGCAGTGCGAGCGATGCGGAGCGCATCACGGCGGCATGCGCGCGGGCGATTGCGCGCAATCCGCGGCTGGATGCGGAGGCGTTTGAGTTGTTGCGCGATGTGCTGACAGGCGCGTATGCACCGGCGGAGATGCGCGACGCGCTCGACGGCTGGGTGTTGAGTTTTCAACAATACACCGGAGCGGTGATGGCGAAGGCGGTGGAAGACACGGCGTTCTATGTTTACACACGCTTCATTGCGTTGAACGAGGTGGGCGGTGATGCGGGGCGGTTTGGCGCGCCGCTGGCGGAATTTCACGCGGCGAATGTCGCACGGGCGCACGAAGTGCCGCAGAGCATGGTCGCGACCTCGACGCATGACACGAAGATGAGCGAGGACGTGCGGGGGCGCCTCTACGCGCTGTCGGAAATCGGCGATGAGTGGGTGAACTGGGTGCGGGATTGGCGGGCGATGAACGCGCGGCATAAAACGCGGGTCGGCGACCGCGATGCGCCGGACGCGAATGAAGAATACCGGCTTTATCAGGTGTTGCTCGGCGCGTGGCCGCTCGATGGGCGGGTGGACGAGGCGTTTCGGCAGCGGTTGCGGGAACACGAACGCAAGGCGGTGAATGAGGCGCAGATCAATACGACGTGGCGCGCGCCGAATGAGGCGTGGCTGGCGGCGGGCGATCGGTTCATCGACGCGTTGCTCGCAGATGGGGAGGCCAATGCGTTTCGCACGAGCATGGCCGAGCGCGCGCAGCGCCTCGCGCACTTGGGCATGGTCAACAGTCTCACGCAGGTGGTGCTCAAGTGCACGGTGCCGGGCGTGCCGGATTTGTATCAAGGCAATGAAGCCTGGGATTTCAGCCTGGTGGATCCCGACAACCGGCGGCCGGTGGATTTCGGGGCGCTCGCGGAGAAGGCGCGGACGGCGGCCGAAGCGCCGCGCGCGCTGCTGGCGGCGTGGCGCGACGGACGGGTGAAATTTGCCGTTACGCGCGCGTTGCTGCGTTTCCGGCGGGGCCACGCGAATTTTTTTCAACACAGCGACTATGCGCCGGCGGCGGTGCAGGGGCGCTTCGCGGAGCACGTGATCGCGTTTCGCCGCGAGCACGGCGGCGGCGAACTGCTGGTGGTGGTGCCGCGGTTGGCGGCGAAGCTGGGTTGTCCGCCGCTGGGGCTCGTGTGGGAGGACACCGCGGTGACGGCGAAGGCGGGAAGAGGTTGGGGCGAAGTGTTGACCGGACGCGCGGTGGAGGGGCGAGAGAATCTGCCCCTGGCGGAACTGTTGGCGGAATGGCCGGTGGCGGTTTTGTGGCGGGAGGCGCGGGCGTGA